In Chryseobacterium gleum, a single genomic region encodes these proteins:
- a CDS encoding enoyl-CoA hydratase/isomerase family protein translates to MYTQLDIETHFDGKLKIAYLNQPETMNALTKPALADLRDFVKECSEDETVRCVAISGRGRAFCSGQNLDEAFVVGKEHHDHDIIRKIVVDYYNPLVLEVTRCKKPVIALVNGPAVGAGAMLALISDFVLANEKAYFAQAFSNIGLIPDTGGTYFLPKLLGRQLANYLAFTGKKLSAEESKSYGLVAEVFSEEEFVPKSMEILERMANMPTAAIKLTKKAFAHSYNNTLKEQLELEGDLQQEAAETEDFIEGVNAFLQKRKPNYKGK, encoded by the coding sequence ATGTATACACAACTCGATATTGAAACGCATTTTGACGGGAAGCTTAAAATCGCATATCTTAATCAACCGGAAACCATGAATGCCCTTACCAAGCCGGCTTTAGCGGATCTTAGAGATTTTGTCAAAGAATGCAGTGAAGACGAAACCGTAAGATGTGTTGCTATTTCCGGAAGAGGAAGAGCGTTCTGCTCAGGTCAGAATCTGGATGAAGCTTTTGTGGTAGGCAAAGAACATCACGATCATGACATCATCAGAAAAATTGTGGTCGATTATTATAATCCACTGGTTTTGGAAGTTACCCGTTGCAAAAAGCCGGTTATTGCTTTAGTCAATGGTCCTGCAGTAGGAGCTGGAGCGATGTTGGCATTGATCTCTGATTTCGTTTTAGCAAATGAAAAAGCATATTTTGCTCAGGCATTTTCAAATATCGGTTTGATTCCTGATACCGGAGGAACTTACTTCTTACCTAAACTTTTAGGCAGACAATTGGCTAATTATTTAGCATTTACAGGTAAAAAATTATCTGCAGAAGAATCCAAATCTTATGGCCTTGTAGCGGAAGTTTTCAGTGAAGAAGAATTTGTTCCAAAATCTATGGAAATCCTTGAAAGAATGGCAAACATGCCGACAGCAGCCATAAAGCTTACGAAAAAAGCATTTGCCCATTCTTATAACAATACATTGAAAGAACAACTGGAACTGGAAGGTGATCTTCAGCAGGAAGCTGCAGAAACAGAAGACTTTATTGAAGGTGTAAACGCCTTTTTACAGAAAAGAAAACCTAATTATAAAGGAAAATAA
- a CDS encoding TetR/AcrR family transcriptional regulator encodes MELKEKQRKILDVAVELFKEKGYMGSSVRDLATKLNIKAASLYAHIRSKEEILEWICFGIAQDFFDELQEVKNTDVAPREKLNLLLDRHLSVVLKNRDVTHIYSNEWKHLEERLPEFVELRKNYQQEVEELISEIYKAENWELKSPSFTTRFILHTLNNSYFWFKRSSDSTDEITDEIREKILFGLLGNQHS; translated from the coding sequence ATGGAACTAAAAGAAAAACAGAGAAAAATACTAGATGTAGCAGTAGAGCTTTTCAAAGAAAAAGGCTATATGGGAAGCTCGGTAAGAGATCTGGCTACTAAACTCAATATTAAAGCAGCTTCATTGTATGCGCATATCCGTTCAAAGGAAGAAATTTTGGAATGGATTTGTTTTGGTATTGCCCAGGATTTTTTTGATGAGCTTCAGGAAGTAAAAAATACAGATGTAGCTCCAAGGGAAAAATTGAATTTATTGCTGGACAGGCACCTTTCCGTAGTTCTTAAAAACCGTGACGTTACCCATATTTATTCCAATGAATGGAAGCATCTTGAAGAAAGGCTTCCCGAATTTGTTGAATTGAGAAAAAATTATCAGCAGGAGGTTGAAGAGCTGATTTCTGAAATTTATAAAGCTGAAAACTGGGAACTGAAATCTCCGTCGTTTACCACAAGATTTATCCTTCATACTTTAAATAACTCCTATTTCTGGTTCAAAAGAAGTAGTGATTCCACGGATGAAATCACAGATGAAATAAGGGAAAAGATTCTTTTCGGCCTGTTGGGAAACCAACATTCATAG
- the paaC gene encoding 1,2-phenylacetyl-CoA epoxidase subunit PaaC, whose amino-acid sequence MNPLYNYLLKLADDSFIMGQRLSEWCGEGPYLEEDIALTNIALDELGQANNFYVYASRVIDNGKSEDDIAFLRYEHEYLNAHWTELPNEDYAQTILKVYVFAVYQKLMYEALSNSANEELSAIAQKSLKEVRYHYTHAASWMKIFAQGTEESKSRLVKAVENIWEYTKGLFAKTEGEEDLVALNIAPDTDVLYGEFLAITKKDFVDFGLEYPQNPFMQPKSRTGYHTEYFGYILCELQYMQRAYPGCTW is encoded by the coding sequence ATGAACCCATTATATAATTATTTATTAAAACTAGCAGATGACAGTTTCATTATGGGGCAACGTCTGTCTGAATGGTGCGGTGAAGGTCCTTACTTAGAGGAAGATATTGCATTGACGAATATTGCATTGGATGAGCTGGGACAAGCGAATAACTTTTATGTTTATGCTTCAAGAGTGATTGATAACGGTAAAAGTGAAGATGATATTGCGTTTTTAAGATATGAGCACGAATATCTGAACGCCCACTGGACAGAACTTCCCAATGAAGATTATGCCCAAACCATTCTGAAAGTTTATGTTTTTGCAGTATATCAGAAACTGATGTATGAAGCATTATCAAACTCTGCTAATGAAGAATTGAGCGCCATAGCCCAGAAATCATTAAAAGAAGTAAGATATCATTATACGCACGCCGCATCATGGATGAAAATCTTTGCCCAGGGAACAGAAGAAAGTAAGTCCCGTTTAGTAAAAGCTGTTGAAAATATCTGGGAATATACAAAAGGTCTTTTTGCGAAAACAGAAGGAGAGGAAGACTTGGTAGCTTTGAATATTGCTCCGGATACAGATGTCCTTTATGGAGAATTCCTTGCGATTACAAAGAAAGATTTTGTAGATTTCGGTTTAGAATATCCGCAGAATCCTTTCATGCAGCCAAAATCCAGAACAGGATATCACACGGAATATTTCGGATATATCCTTTGTGAGCTTCAGTATATGCAGAGAGCATATCCTGGATGTACTTGGTAA
- a CDS encoding phenylacetate--CoA ligase family protein, whose translation MDFSVEYLKLDQLRQLQSDRLISLISYLGEKSEFYKKKFDELQISPQDIRSIEDITKLPITYKQDLRDNYPFGLFTVPKSELQRIHCSSGTTGKPTVVGYTKEDVDLFSEVVARSLNAAGAKPGMQLHNAYGYGIFTGGLGLHYGAEMLGMSVLPISGGMTARQVDLIVDFKPEVICCSPSYALTIADEFAKRGISADEISLKYAVLGSEPWTEIIRGHIEERLGVHATNIYGLSEIIGPGVSMEDFEEKGGAYIWEDHFYPEILDPITKHPVPFGEEGVLVITTLTKKAMPLLRYWTNDITSLYYDENAKRTMVKMKPIVGRADDMLIVRGVNVYPSQIEDAFSYVKGVVPNYYLTPVEKEHMCIALDIDVEIDDDLVKSQKIEANTDDYFNFVGNFGKNIENEIKKRVGITTKVKVHAQDSLPKCEGGKINRILKK comes from the coding sequence ATGGATTTTTCAGTTGAATATCTGAAGCTGGATCAGTTGAGACAGCTTCAATCCGACCGGTTGATCAGCCTGATCAGCTATTTGGGGGAGAAGTCGGAATTTTATAAAAAGAAATTTGATGAACTGCAAATATCTCCACAGGATATAAGGTCGATTGAGGATATCACGAAACTTCCCATTACTTACAAACAGGATTTAAGAGATAACTATCCATTCGGATTATTTACCGTTCCTAAAAGCGAGCTTCAGCGTATTCATTGCTCAAGCGGAACGACAGGAAAACCGACTGTGGTAGGATATACCAAAGAAGATGTTGATCTTTTCAGTGAAGTAGTGGCAAGATCATTGAATGCTGCTGGTGCCAAGCCGGGAATGCAGTTACATAATGCTTACGGTTACGGGATTTTTACCGGTGGATTAGGACTTCATTATGGAGCAGAAATGCTGGGAATGAGTGTTCTTCCTATTTCCGGTGGAATGACGGCAAGACAGGTGGATCTGATTGTGGATTTTAAGCCGGAAGTAATCTGCTGCTCGCCATCATATGCTTTAACGATTGCGGATGAATTTGCAAAAAGAGGAATTTCAGCAGATGAAATCAGTCTTAAATATGCTGTTTTAGGTTCAGAGCCGTGGACTGAAATTATCAGAGGGCACATCGAAGAAAGATTAGGAGTTCATGCAACCAATATCTACGGATTGAGTGAAATTATCGGACCTGGAGTTTCCATGGAGGATTTTGAGGAAAAAGGCGGAGCTTATATCTGGGAAGATCATTTCTATCCTGAAATTTTAGATCCGATCACGAAGCATCCTGTTCCTTTCGGAGAAGAAGGGGTATTGGTGATTACAACATTAACAAAAAAAGCAATGCCGCTTTTGCGTTACTGGACCAATGATATTACAAGTCTTTACTATGACGAAAATGCTAAAAGGACAATGGTGAAAATGAAACCCATTGTTGGAAGGGCAGATGATATGCTGATTGTAAGAGGAGTAAATGTTTATCCAAGTCAGATTGAAGATGCTTTCTCCTATGTAAAAGGAGTGGTTCCTAACTATTATCTGACGCCTGTAGAAAAAGAGCACATGTGCATCGCTTTGGATATTGATGTTGAAATAGATGATGACCTGGTGAAATCTCAGAAAATAGAAGCCAATACCGATGATTATTTTAATTTTGTCGGGAATTTTGGAAAAAACATAGAAAACGAAATAAAAAAACGGGTAGGCATCACTACAAAAGTGAAAGTTCATGCCCAGGACAGCCTGCCAAAGTGCGAAGGTGGAAAAATTAACAGAATACTAAAAAAATAA
- a CDS encoding alpha/beta hydrolase has protein sequence MKKLLLGILAFFLAVYVILCIGLYFYQEKIIFYPEKLPDNYKFKFDNDFEEVTIRTKDNKNLNAVLFKAQNPKGVILYLHGNGGSIKGWGEVAQLYRSMNYDTFILDYRGYGKSEDKISSKDQIFSDVDAAYKELLKRYPENRIIILGYSVGTGLAAKLASEHQAKLLILQAPYYSTEDEMSQKFSFLPRFLLKYNFETGKYLETVKSPIIIFHGDKDEVINYKASLKLKNNFKKDDSLIILKDQYHNGITDNLDYQKAMKIILDSDKK, from the coding sequence ATGAAAAAATTGCTTCTGGGAATATTGGCTTTTTTTCTTGCGGTCTATGTGATATTATGTATTGGTCTTTATTTCTATCAGGAGAAAATTATTTTTTATCCGGAAAAGCTGCCGGATAATTACAAATTTAAATTTGATAATGATTTTGAAGAAGTAACGATCAGAACAAAAGATAATAAGAATTTAAATGCTGTATTATTTAAAGCACAAAATCCAAAAGGAGTCATCTTATATCTTCATGGAAACGGAGGGTCAATAAAGGGCTGGGGAGAAGTAGCTCAGTTATACAGAAGTATGAACTATGATACGTTTATACTTGATTACCGGGGCTATGGAAAAAGTGAAGATAAAATTAGCAGTAAAGATCAGATTTTTTCGGATGTTGATGCTGCGTATAAAGAACTTTTGAAACGATATCCGGAGAATAGGATTATTATTTTAGGATATTCTGTAGGAACAGGACTGGCTGCAAAACTGGCGTCAGAGCATCAAGCAAAATTGCTTATTTTACAGGCTCCATATTATAGCACAGAAGATGAAATGAGCCAGAAATTTTCATTTCTTCCGAGATTTTTACTGAAATATAATTTTGAAACCGGTAAATATTTAGAAACAGTTAAGTCACCGATAATTATTTTTCATGGCGATAAAGATGAGGTTATTAATTACAAGGCATCTTTAAAACTTAAGAATAATTTTAAAAAAGATGATAGCCTGATTATATTAAAAGATCAGTATCACAACGGCATAACAGATAATTTAGATTATCAGAAAGCAATGAAAATAATTCTTGATTCTGATAAAAAATAA
- the clpB gene encoding ATP-dependent chaperone ClpB — MNLNQYTVKSQEAIQAAQQVAMEFGNQSIEPQHLLEGIFQVDENISPFLLKKSEADAALVRERNRENLEKLPKVQGGNIYLSQPANKVLLDAPNIAKKMGDEYVTIEHLWLSLLETTSEVSKMLKDMGVTKNLLEGAIKELRKGSKATSASSEETYQSLNKYAKNFNELAAEGKLDPVIGRDEEIRRVLQILSRRTKNNPILIGEPGVGKTAIAEGIAHRIISGDVPENLMDKTLYSLDMGALIAGAKYKGEFEERLKSVVNEVIKSDGQIILFIDEIHTLVGAGGGEGAMDAANILKPALARGELRAIGATTLNEYQKYFEKDKALERRFQKVMVEEPDTESAISILRGIKDKYEAHHKVRIKDEAIIAAVEMSQRYISDRFLPDKAIDLIDEASAKLRMEINSKPEELDVLDRKLMQMEIELAAISREGNQTKIDHLKEDIAKISEQRNEINAKWLKEKQKSEDLTQIKKDIESLKLEAERASRAGDYAKVAEIQYGKLREKEEELSKVELEMQNHQNELIKEEVTAENISEVIAKWTGIPVTKLLQSERDKLLNLETELHHRVVGQDEAIQAVADAIRRNRAGLSDDKKPIGSFLFLGTTGVGKTELAKALAEFLFDDENNMTRIDMSEYQERHSVSRLVGAPPGYVGYDEGGQLTEAVRRRPYSVVLLDEIEKAHPDVFNTLLQVLDDGRLTDNKGRVVNFKNSIIIMTSNLGSHLIQENFENLTEENQDEIVDKTKEEVFDLLKQTLRPEFLNRIDEIVLFQPLRKKEIGKIVQYQLRGFNEMLSKRNIIMTFTQDAVDYLMDKGYDPAFGARPLKRVIQQEVLNKLSKEILAGNVNDGDRITLDYFEETGLVFRPTEQ; from the coding sequence ATGAACTTAAACCAATATACTGTAAAATCACAGGAAGCCATCCAGGCAGCGCAACAGGTTGCGATGGAATTTGGCAACCAAAGCATTGAACCCCAACATCTCCTTGAAGGAATTTTTCAGGTAGATGAAAATATTTCGCCTTTCTTATTAAAAAAGTCTGAAGCAGATGCTGCATTAGTAAGAGAGCGCAATCGTGAAAACTTAGAAAAGCTTCCTAAAGTACAGGGAGGAAATATTTATCTTTCACAACCTGCCAACAAAGTATTGCTGGACGCACCCAATATTGCCAAGAAAATGGGTGATGAATATGTAACGATTGAGCATTTATGGCTATCACTTCTGGAAACCACTTCAGAAGTATCCAAAATGTTGAAAGATATGGGTGTAACCAAAAATCTCCTGGAAGGTGCTATCAAAGAATTAAGAAAAGGAAGCAAAGCGACTTCTGCAAGTTCGGAAGAAACGTATCAATCCTTAAACAAATATGCTAAGAACTTTAACGAATTAGCAGCAGAAGGCAAGCTGGATCCTGTTATCGGGCGTGATGAAGAAATCAGAAGAGTTCTGCAGATCCTTTCAAGAAGAACCAAAAATAATCCGATTCTTATCGGGGAGCCGGGTGTAGGTAAAACAGCGATTGCTGAGGGAATCGCTCATAGAATTATCAGCGGTGATGTTCCTGAAAACCTTATGGATAAAACATTATATTCATTGGATATGGGAGCTTTGATCGCCGGAGCAAAATATAAAGGTGAATTTGAAGAGCGTCTGAAATCGGTTGTCAACGAGGTTATCAAATCGGATGGTCAGATTATTCTTTTCATTGACGAGATTCACACATTGGTTGGTGCCGGAGGTGGTGAAGGAGCCATGGATGCAGCCAACATCTTAAAACCCGCTCTGGCAAGAGGAGAATTAAGAGCCATTGGGGCAACAACCTTGAACGAATATCAAAAGTATTTTGAAAAGGACAAAGCGTTAGAAAGACGTTTCCAGAAAGTGATGGTGGAAGAACCAGATACTGAATCTGCAATTTCTATCCTTCGTGGTATTAAAGATAAATATGAGGCTCACCACAAAGTAAGAATCAAAGATGAGGCAATTATTGCCGCTGTGGAAATGTCTCAAAGATATATTTCAGACCGTTTTTTACCGGATAAAGCCATCGACCTTATTGATGAGGCTTCGGCTAAACTGAGAATGGAAATCAATTCAAAGCCTGAAGAACTGGACGTATTGGACAGAAAACTGATGCAGATGGAAATTGAGCTGGCTGCTATCTCAAGAGAAGGCAACCAAACCAAAATTGATCACCTTAAAGAAGATATTGCCAAAATATCCGAACAGAGAAATGAGATCAATGCCAAATGGCTAAAAGAAAAACAGAAAAGTGAAGATCTTACACAGATTAAAAAAGATATTGAGTCTCTGAAATTGGAAGCAGAAAGAGCTTCCAGAGCCGGAGATTATGCCAAAGTAGCGGAGATCCAGTACGGAAAACTCCGTGAAAAGGAAGAAGAGCTCAGCAAAGTGGAGCTTGAAATGCAGAATCATCAGAATGAACTGATCAAAGAGGAGGTTACTGCAGAAAATATTTCTGAAGTCATTGCTAAATGGACAGGTATTCCTGTAACCAAATTACTTCAGTCTGAAAGAGATAAATTATTAAATCTGGAGACTGAACTCCACCATAGAGTTGTTGGACAGGATGAAGCGATCCAGGCAGTTGCAGATGCGATCAGAAGAAACAGAGCCGGATTGAGTGATGACAAAAAACCTATCGGATCTTTCCTATTCCTGGGAACAACCGGAGTGGGTAAAACCGAGCTTGCAAAAGCACTGGCAGAATTCTTATTCGATGATGAAAACAATATGACCAGAATCGATATGAGTGAATATCAGGAACGTCACAGCGTTTCAAGATTGGTAGGAGCGCCTCCGGGATATGTAGGATATGATGAAGGCGGACAATTGACTGAAGCGGTAAGAAGAAGACCTTACTCAGTGGTACTGCTGGATGAGATTGAAAAAGCACACCCGGATGTTTTCAACACTTTGCTTCAGGTTCTTGATGATGGACGTCTGACTGATAATAAAGGACGTGTGGTTAATTTCAAAAATTCAATCATTATTATGACCTCGAATTTAGGTTCACACCTGATTCAGGAAAATTTTGAGAATCTTACGGAGGAAAACCAGGATGAGATTGTGGATAAGACCAAAGAAGAAGTTTTTGATCTTCTTAAACAAACCCTTCGTCCGGAATTCCTGAACAGAATTGATGAAATTGTACTGTTCCAGCCATTAAGAAAAAAAGAAATCGGAAAAATCGTTCAGTACCAGTTGAGAGGTTTCAATGAAATGTTATCTAAAAGAAACATCATTATGACTTTCACTCAGGACGCAGTGGATTATCTGATGGATAAAGGTTATGATCCTGCCTTCGGAGCAAGACCATTGAAAAGAGTGATCCAGCAGGAAGTATTGAATAAATTATCAAAAGAGATTCTTGCAGGAAATGTGAATGATGGAGACAGAATCACTTTAGATTATTTTGAAGAAACAGGACTGGTTTTCAGACCTACTGAACAATAA
- the paaB gene encoding 1,2-phenylacetyl-CoA epoxidase subunit PaaB, translating into MANLDMWEVFIQTKPGLSHKHVGIVQAPTAEMALQNARDVYTRRKEGTSVWVVPSKYIVTSEGVDKEAFFDPADDKLYRHPTFYEIPNDVKNM; encoded by the coding sequence ATGGCAAATTTAGATATGTGGGAAGTGTTTATTCAGACTAAACCGGGATTATCCCACAAACACGTTGGAATTGTGCAGGCACCAACAGCAGAAATGGCTTTGCAGAACGCAAGAGACGTTTATACAAGAAGAAAAGAAGGGACTTCTGTTTGGGTTGTTCCAAGCAAATATATTGTGACTTCGGAAGGAGTGGATAAAGAAGCTTTCTTTGATCCGGCAGACGATAAACTATACCGTCATCCAACTTTCTACGAGATTCCAAACGATGTAAAAAATATGTAA
- the paaD gene encoding 1,2-phenylacetyl-CoA epoxidase subunit PaaD, producing the protein MNQLLDLLKTIPDPEIPVINIVELGIVRDAKVTGENTCEVIITPTYSACPAMFTIEEDIIKMMKENGWEAKVVTKMFPIWTTDWLTDEAREKLRAYGITPPEKGADEHHIGKPKKCPRCGSENTKQISRFGSTLCKASYQCLDCLEPFDYFKCH; encoded by the coding sequence ATGAATCAGCTTTTAGATTTATTAAAAACAATCCCAGATCCGGAAATTCCGGTAATCAACATTGTAGAATTGGGAATTGTAAGAGATGCAAAGGTTACAGGTGAAAACACCTGTGAAGTGATCATTACTCCTACTTATTCTGCCTGTCCTGCTATGTTTACCATCGAAGAGGATATTATCAAAATGATGAAAGAAAATGGATGGGAAGCAAAAGTAGTAACCAAAATGTTTCCGATCTGGACAACAGACTGGTTAACAGATGAAGCGAGAGAAAAACTCCGTGCGTACGGAATCACTCCTCCCGAAAAAGGAGCAGACGAACATCACATCGGGAAACCGAAAAAATGTCCACGCTGTGGTTCTGAGAATACCAAGCAGATCAGCAGATTCGGGTCTACTTTGTGTAAGGCCTCGTATCAATGTTTAGACTGCCTGGAGCCTTTTGATTATTTTAAATGTCATTAA
- a CDS encoding four helix bundle protein — protein MRNDKENIIVNKTFDFALNIIEFSEYLYDAKKIPLANQIFKSGTSIGANVREAQNAESKADFIHKLKIAAKEYWLLLCLKSPYLKSPNEKLLSDLKEILLILSKIISSSKLSNFQINSFSNFQI, from the coding sequence ATGAGGAATGACAAAGAAAATATTATTGTAAATAAGACTTTTGATTTTGCACTCAATATCATTGAATTTTCAGAATATTTATACGATGCGAAAAAAATTCCTTTGGCAAATCAAATTTTTAAATCAGGAACTTCAATTGGAGCGAATGTAAGAGAAGCTCAAAATGCAGAAAGTAAGGCAGATTTTATTCATAAATTAAAAATTGCAGCTAAAGAGTATTGGCTTTTGCTGTGCTTAAAGTCTCCATATTTGAAATCTCCAAACGAAAAATTACTATCTGATTTAAAAGAAATTTTATTAATCCTGTCTAAAATTATTTCAAGTTCAAAATTAAGTAATTTTCAAATTAACTCATTTTCAAATTTTCAAATTTAA
- the paaA gene encoding 1,2-phenylacetyl-CoA epoxidase subunit PaaA: protein MDLEKFVQYVHEENKVEPKDVMPDDYRKLLVRQISQHAHSEIVGMLPEANWISRAPSLRRKMALLAKVQDEAGHGLYLYSATETLGDGSIRADRDATYDDMLEGKAKYSSIFNYPTLSWADIGAIGWLVDGAAIMNQVMLMGNSYGPYSRAMVKICKEESFHQRQGYEILMALCRGTKQQKEMAQASLNRFWWPALMMFGPNDDSSPNSKISMNYRVKRESNDSLRQRFIDVTVPQAEFLGLTIPDKDLKWNEERQHYDFGELPWDEFMEILKGNGPCNKKRIETKRKAQRENAWVKEAAVAFAEKQQKEVI, encoded by the coding sequence ATGGACTTAGAAAAATTTGTTCAATACGTTCACGAAGAAAATAAAGTAGAGCCAAAAGATGTAATGCCTGATGATTACAGGAAATTATTGGTTCGTCAGATTTCACAGCACGCCCATTCTGAAATTGTGGGAATGCTGCCGGAAGCCAACTGGATCTCCAGAGCCCCTTCATTGAGAAGAAAAATGGCTCTCTTGGCGAAAGTTCAGGATGAGGCAGGTCATGGTTTATACCTTTACTCTGCTACTGAAACTCTAGGAGACGGAAGTATCAGGGCAGACAGAGATGCTACTTATGATGATATGCTGGAAGGAAAAGCAAAGTACTCAAGTATCTTCAATTATCCTACCCTAAGCTGGGCAGATATAGGAGCTATCGGTTGGCTGGTAGACGGAGCTGCCATTATGAACCAGGTAATGCTGATGGGAAATTCTTATGGCCCGTATTCAAGAGCGATGGTGAAGATCTGTAAAGAAGAATCTTTCCACCAAAGACAGGGATATGAGATCCTGATGGCACTTTGCCGTGGTACAAAACAGCAGAAAGAAATGGCTCAGGCTTCATTAAACCGTTTCTGGTGGCCGGCTCTGATGATGTTCGGACCTAATGATGACAGCTCACCAAACTCTAAAATTTCTATGAATTACAGAGTAAAAAGAGAAAGTAACGACAGTCTTCGTCAGAGATTTATCGACGTTACCGTTCCTCAGGCTGAATTTTTAGGATTAACTATTCCTGATAAAGATCTGAAATGGAATGAGGAAAGACAGCATTACGATTTCGGGGAACTTCCTTGGGACGAATTCATGGAAATTTTGAAAGGAAACGGACCTTGTAACAAGAAGCGTATCGAGACGAAGAGAAAAGCTCAGAGAGAGAATGCTTGGGTAAAAGAAGCCGCAGTAGCTTTTGCGGAGAAACAACAAAAAGAAGTAATATAA
- a CDS encoding 2Fe-2S iron-sulfur cluster-binding protein has product MNSFYKLKTVKVQKDTPDAVNVAVEIPEELKDKFRFKQGQYLNFRMMINGNEERRSYSICNAPSEKSNTLEVLVKLLEGGKVSGYFNEHLHMDEVLEVMPPMGGFNTSYHPTNVKTYVGLAAGSGITPVLSNIKESLYQEPNSNAYLFYSNRSMNHVLRKAEIDKLVEQFNGRLKVVYLVSREKHEDPVFEGRISAEKLEQLFERYADIDVREATYFICGPSEMIKGIADYLKKDKKVPAIQVLFEYFTAPDEENTEEMSEEFKAIANIESMVTVIIDDDEYSFHLNSKKESILDKALKDNLPVPFACKGGVCCTCKAQVLEGEVFMEKNYALTEEEVARGYVLTCQCHPTTNVVMLNYDV; this is encoded by the coding sequence ATGAATTCATTTTATAAACTTAAAACAGTTAAGGTTCAGAAAGACACTCCCGATGCAGTAAATGTAGCGGTGGAAATTCCTGAAGAGCTGAAAGATAAGTTCAGGTTCAAACAGGGGCAGTACCTGAATTTCCGGATGATGATCAACGGGAATGAGGAAAGACGTTCTTATTCTATCTGTAATGCGCCCAGTGAAAAAAGCAATACACTGGAAGTATTGGTGAAATTGCTTGAAGGCGGAAAAGTATCAGGCTATTTCAATGAGCATCTTCATATGGATGAAGTATTGGAAGTAATGCCTCCGATGGGTGGTTTCAATACATCTTATCATCCGACAAATGTGAAAACCTATGTTGGATTGGCAGCAGGAAGCGGAATCACTCCTGTTTTATCCAATATTAAAGAAAGTCTTTATCAGGAACCTAACAGTAATGCATATCTGTTCTATAGCAACAGAAGTATGAATCATGTTTTAAGAAAAGCTGAAATTGATAAGCTGGTAGAACAGTTCAACGGAAGGCTTAAAGTAGTTTACCTGGTAAGCCGTGAAAAGCACGAAGATCCTGTTTTCGAAGGAAGGATTTCTGCTGAAAAACTGGAGCAGTTATTTGAAAGATATGCAGATATTGATGTAAGAGAAGCAACTTATTTCATCTGCGGACCTTCAGAAATGATCAAAGGAATTGCGGATTATCTGAAAAAAGATAAAAAGGTTCCTGCTATCCAGGTATTGTTTGAATATTTCACCGCTCCGGATGAAGAAAATACGGAGGAAATGAGTGAAGAATTCAAAGCCATTGCCAATATTGAAAGTATGGTAACGGTAATCATTGATGATGATGAATATTCATTCCACCTTAATTCCAAAAAAGAGAGTATCTTAGATAAAGCATTGAAAGACAATCTTCCTGTACCTTTTGCATGTAAAGGAGGCGTTTGTTGTACGTGTAAAGCACAAGTTCTGGAAGGAGAAGTTTTCATGGAGAAAAACTATGCGCTTACCGAAGAAGAAGTAGCCAGAGGCTATGTTCTTACCTGTCAATGTCACCCGACAACGAATGTGGTGATGCTTAATTATGATGTTTAA